One Seriola aureovittata isolate HTS-2021-v1 ecotype China chromosome 3, ASM2101889v1, whole genome shotgun sequence genomic window, TTGGTAATTTTCGACATTTtaaccaaatgattaatcaataatgaaaataatcctctctagaaatgataaaataatgaaattggGGCAGAGTTCAGAAATTAGTGGATTATAGCTTCAACTAACTTTAAGcattcaaatgtcttgtttcatCTGATCAACATCATAAACAAATATAGTAAACATTATCAATAGACTAAATAAATATAGTCTATTGATAATGATattcaacagagaaaagcagcaaatgttcatcttctcatctaaactggaaccagcaaatgtttgtcatttacacatgaaaaatatCTGCTAATGAATTTTCTGCTAAAATGTGTTGAAGACTGATTTCAGCTGTGAATTATTTGCAGACATTAATGGAAAGCCTAACAGATCGCAACTTATCACCGAATCAGATGAGCACTTTCTACGCCTCGTGTCCAGCACTGTTACTATGATGACGGGTCAGACTGGTTTAATATAGGATGCAGGCAGGTATGATAtgttatgtaaataaacagaagtTATTCTGTCATATAAAGTCTTTGACAATGATTGGTCTCAGGCCAAGTCACACCCAGCTGAGGAACTTGACTGAGTCAAAGATGAGCTAATCAAAAGGTATAAGGTTGCTAGCAGGGACCTGAACCTGCCAACGCCTGTAGTAACACCCATAGTGCAGACAGAAAGCAGCTACCTGGCCAGTCATGCGGGTATATCTGATGTAAGAAGCTGGATGCAGTCAGGTGGGACGAGTCTGATTAGCCTGGCAGCACCAGCTGAGTGACATGAGGCTATGAGCTAAACTGCTAGTTAGCATGTGGGCTTGAATGCTAGCCAGTTAGCGAGCTGGGTTATGCATTTTAAGGCAGACGGATTAGGTGAACCTGATCGCCGAGTAGCTAGCCAATCGACTTATCACCTCAAAAAACCACAACAGGTAGTGGAAACAGTGCAGCCTTCACAGTGTAAACAGTTCACACACTAGCTGCGGTGTGGTACCTTTGTCTCCCTGATGTCCTGCTTTCCTCCTTCAGGGTACCACTGGACGCGGACAAATCCCCTACCGAGAGGCCGACTCGGGGTGTCCACAGCGCTCTCAGTGTCCGAACCGCACGGGTTTCGTCCACcaccgccgcctcctcctcctccacctcctcctccaccaccgccGCCGCGTCTCCCTCCGCCATCGTCGAGGTCCGAGTCTGAGTTAAAATCCTCCTCGCCATGGATCATCCGTACGAGGCCAAACCGAACTGAGCCTCGATACCGCCCGGAGACCAGGTCGTGAGAGAAAAGTAGCCGCTGGGAGCCATCCGCTGTAGGAGAGAGAGCCATGgatggaggctctgagcccGGGCTGGCTGCGGGAGAGAGGCCCGGGCTCGGGgatgctgccgctgctgccgcaTCCGATGCTACGGGCTCCGCCATCGCTGCTGTTGTCAGGGAGTGATGCTGGAGCGCGAGGATGACGGTGGAATGAAAAAACTGTAACCTGGAAGCAGCGAAGTGCACGTGTTTACGTCGCCACGGAGAGCTGCATAACCAGCAACGGCGCTGTACGTAACTAGCGCAGTGTGGGAGCGTCATCAGGCAGTACCCAATCAAACCACTGAGCGGCAGCGTGACCCACAATCTGTTCAGGTAACTTTTGGACAGGTATACGGGAATTTATGTTCAATAAATCTGTGATAATTCTGAAGAAAGACAAATTACAAGATTTGAATCAATTCTTTGTGTTTTCGTGTAAATCTCAGACTTAATAGTAAGTTAATCTCCCCAACAGTGAAAGTGTTTGTCGTGAAGagtatcatatatatatatataaacatcaAACCAAAGacaataataagtaataataataacaatgtacaAGTTCATTCttattatttgttcttttatctTTCCACTCAAAAACACCTTGTGTGGTGGAGACTGAAAACAGGTGTCTTACGTGGACGTTTAATTCTTGAGGAAAATGAAATAGGGAAATCGCTTTCTATAAGATGATGAGTTTAGCAATAGAATATATTTCATATCTCATTATCCATGTGGCATTATAAATTGAAAACTGTAGGTTTTGAGTTAATAAATTCTATTTCAAGAATTCATAGATTCTATTCTATGTCAAAATGAAACTGCAATAAAAACCTGACAATCCTCTTTCACAATAtgatacacacatgcaccattTGAAGTACTCTtcaaagcagcaacaacacactgatgaacAGGACCCACTGCTGTCTTTACAAATTTGtatatcttttttaaattttgttatACAGGCATCACACgacataaaaatagaaaatattcagaaaacagATAATTATGTCATTACATTTGTCACACTAACACTTCTCCTCTCAAATGGAAACCTGCACAGCTGCTACCGTGTAGCGACTGAGGTTGGGCTGTACCCTCTGCCCAGCCTCCCTCATTGTCAGGCCATGATTTATGACATGATCCACCAAACTGGCCCTAATGTCATCTGAAATATGTTTCCTTCTattgtcttcctcttcctctcattgCTTCCATGTTCGCAAAGTTCTCACAGAAGCTTACCTGAGGTCTATATGTAGCGCTAAGGCTCAGACTGAGTGGTGTTCAATTTCTTCATAAGTGTTTTCAGGTCTGTATGTGGGTGGTGCCAAATTCAggtgtgttttacagtttgaaaaagAAGTGTTTTCCCAATGATTGCAAGATTTATGTCTTGAATGAAGTgtctgatgtaaaaaaaaaaaaaaaaaaagtaaagccctagtaaagtaaagcaataaatgtgtttgtacttttGGTTCCTTTGTGTAAGGCATGACTTCAAAAGccagaatatatatattgtttttcttttgtctttaacttggacttgtgtttactgtatatgaACACAACTTCCATTTCTTCAGGGAAACAGATGAAACTTATTGGGAAAACCTTGATCCCCAAAATACCGAAACCTTCTCATATTCAggaatataaaaatgtgcacCAGGAAAAGCTTTACACAATTTAAGATCAGGGTTTAAGTGGAGATGGAGATTATTCCCAGTCTTGTGACAAGGAGTTCACCTGCTccttgtgtcagtttgtgttaacTGGACCATTCCTCCTAAATTCTATCTTACATATAAGAAATGCAGTGAATCGTTTGGATCTGCTGCCAGATCATAAGAAGTAGGTTACATACTGAGGGGGAAACACAGGTTGGTTATAGAGATCAACAACTTTCcattaaacaaaatgtgattCTGAAATTGTCAACATAGCTAATTTAAAGAGAGGTGACAAACAAATCCTACACATCCTGTAATCCTCTTACAGATCTGGAAAATAAAGCGTGGAAAAATCGTGGACTGGAATTAAAGGAACAATGGAAAGTCTCCTTCAGAGAAATCACATGAAGAGTAGTAAGTCGAGTCCTTAAGATGGCCCAGATAAACACCAGCAGAGAGCACCCAGTCTGTTCAGTGTAACAGCCTTAACTGACAATGGCATTACAACGGTTTACCAATCAGAGTAGCTCAACCAGACCATCGCCCACTCTGTCACCCAGGTGAGTCACTTTACTGGATGTTATACCTGGAATTACTCGTGGTAATAACTTGGTAACATGTTGTTATGGGAACACATGATCAGTAAAATCTAAATCTGCTGCGGGTCTAATGGTGGCATGACGAGGATAATTCTCAACACACGATTATCCCGCCTGACCCCAActaaatatgtttattgttgttCAACTTACTTACTGGGAGCGGAGGGTTTGGTCATCCAGCTCGCTTCAGGATTATCACCGACACCCAATGCGCACCGAGGGTATAAATACTGATTGTGCACCACTCTCCGCTCAGTCTTCATGCGCAAACCTGTTACGCACGGACCAGACGCTCGTCATAAAGGAGAGACCAGCAGAAAGTAAAAAGACAGTCATATCTCAGCGCAGCAGCCAACCTTTGCTTCATTTTAGCTCGTTCGGTGAGAAAATAAGACCATGTCGGTGGTGAGCGCAGTGCCGTTCATGAAACCCGTCCACATGCGCTCTCCGGTGCCCCGGGGCCGCCGCCACACGCTGCCGGCCAGCGAGTTCCGCTCCCTCAGCCCAGAGGACGCAATAAGCGTGTTTGAGATTGAGAGAGAGGGTAAGCAGACTCTTTGTACTCAACTTTGCTGAATTATATATCACTTGTTATGGTTTTGTTAAGTACTTCGGGACAGGTGTTCCCTACGCGCACAGGGACGTTTTCTTTCTTGTACAGGGGAAACGTGGGAATTCAATAATTAATCAGTTTCATGTAACAACAGCTTCAGCTcaaatttggttaaaaaaaaaaaaaacataacttcaACTCATTGATACTAATGGGCAAAATAGAGtccattgtttttctcttttccaattactatttctttacatttactTATGGTGTGTTACTGTGGTGACTAATATGATGATTTAACTCTTTCCCTTATGCAAAGGTGATAAGTTCAGGTGCCTTTAACCTTAATAACATCCCTGGCTGTAAACTATATCCTTCACATTTCCATATATTTGACAGTCAGTACAGTAGGAAACATCCTGCTCACTTCCAGGCTCCTCAGTGTATAAGTTCTGATTGTGAtcacactcctcctccccctccacacaGCCTTCATCTCAGTGTCCGGTGAGTGTCCTCTCCACCTGGACGAGGTGCGTCACTTCCTCACCCTGTGTCCCGAGCTGTCTCTTGGCTGGTTTGAGGAGGGACGTCTGGTGGCTTTCATCATCGGCTCACTGTGGGACCAGGAGAGGCTTACCATGGTAAGACCGAGCGGAGGACACCTGGACAGCGATTTACCTCACACAGGCTGACTGGCAAGGAAAATGCAAGACAAAAGAGATTAACAGAATATGTTTAAAGTGCATATTTATGGTTGAACATGTTCAGAAATTCAGTCAATGAGGGTAAATGTCACACAGATCCTACAAGATATTTGTCTGAAgtttcttaaaaatgaaatccTCCCCCAGTACTTTACC contains:
- the aanat1 gene encoding serotonin N-acetyltransferase, translating into MSVVSAVPFMKPVHMRSPVPRGRRHTLPASEFRSLSPEDAISVFEIEREAFISVSGECPLHLDEVRHFLTLCPELSLGWFEEGRLVAFIIGSLWDQERLTMDALTLHKPHGTTVHIHVLAVHRTFRQQGKGSILMWRYLQYLRCLPYVRRTVLMCEDFLVPFYQKSGFKVQGPSDIAVGPLTFIEMFYPVRGHAFMRRNSGW